A region from the Triticum aestivum cultivar Chinese Spring chromosome 3D, IWGSC CS RefSeq v2.1, whole genome shotgun sequence genome encodes:
- the LOC123078819 gene encoding putative Peroxidase 48 isoform X2 — MLRHPVWGAICLLAVLLVLCTDKLCTDARPSAYALLVDDDDEDDGDGSGSSSFSFSSPHETPDELAFGFYDGTCPSAEAIVASTVRELFAADANVAAALVRLFFHDCFVHTLCSVFFSSLDAPLQGCDASVLLDRIGGGKSERDAAPNRSLRGFGAVDKIKARLEKQCPGTVSCADILALAARDSLVLVGGPTYPVLTGRRDSAGSFYDDVNIPAPNATYAMTLSAFARRGFTERETVALLGAHSIGKVQCRFFRDRIYNFAGTGEPDDSLDADMVGEMRAVCSGDGAAPMEMGYYRQGREVGFGAHYYAKLLAGRGILRSDQQLTAGSTVRWVRAYAAGHRGEEAFREDFAHAMVKLSALAPLKGSAGQVRVSCSKSVE, encoded by the exons ATGTTACGACATCCAGTGTGGGGAGCCATCTGCTTGCTCGCCGTCTTGCTGGTCCTGTGCACAGACAAGCTCTGCACGGACGCCAGGCCGTCCGCCTACGCGCTCCtggtcgacgacgacgacgaggacgacggcgacggctccGGCTCGTcgtctttctccttctcctccccgcACGAGACGCCGGACGAACTGGCATTCGGGTTCTACGACGGGACATGCCCCAGCGCCGAGGCGATCGTCGCGTCCACCGTGCGGGAGCTCTTCGCGGCCGACGCCAACGTCGCCGCCGCGCTCGTCCGCCTCTTCTTTCACGACTGCTTCGTCCAC ACGCTGTGCTCTGTTTTCTTTTCGTCCCTGGACGCGCCGTTGCAGGGCTGCGACGCCTCGGTGCTCCTGGACCGGATCGGCGGCGGCAAGTCGGAGAGGGACGCCGCCCCGAACCGCTCGCTGCGAGGCTTCGGCGCCGTCGACAAAATTAAGGCGAGACTGGAGAAGCAGTGCCCGGGGaccgtctcctgcgccgacatcctGGCGCTGGCCGCGCGGGACAGCCTCGTACTGGTGGGCGGGCCGACCTACCCAGTGCTCACCGGCCGCCGAGACAGCGCCGGGAGCTTCTACGACGACGTGAACATCCCGGCGCCGAACGCCACCTACGCCATGACGCTCAGCGCGTTCGCCCGCCGCGGCTTCACCGAGCGCGAGACCGTCGCGCTCTTAG GAGCACATAGCATCGGGAAGGTGCAGTGCAGATTCTTCAGGGACAGGATCTACAACTTCGCCGGGACCGGCGAGCCGGACGACTCCCTGGACGCGGACATGGTCGGCGAGATGCGGGCCGTGTGCAGCGGAGACGGCGCGGCGCCGATGGAGATGGGGTACTACCGGCAGGGCCGGGAAGTGGGGTTCGGCGCGCACTACTACGCGAAGCTCCTCGCGGGGCGGGGCATCCTGCGCTCGGACCAGCAGCTCACGGCGGGGAGCACCGTGCGGTGGGTGCGCGCGTACGCGGCCGGGCATCGCGGCGAGGAGGCTTTCCGCGAGGACTTCGCGCACGCCATGGTTAAGCTGTCCGCGCTTGCGCCGCTCAAAGGGTCGGCCGGGCAGGTCCGGGTCAGCTGCTCCAAGTCCGTTGAGTAG
- the LOC123078819 gene encoding putative Peroxidase 48 isoform X1 produces MLRHPVWGAICLLAVLLVLCTDKLCTDARPSAYALLVDDDDEDDGDGSGSSSFSFSSPHETPDELAFGFYDGTCPSAEAIVASTVRELFAADANVAAALVRLFFHDCFVHVSTNRTPCSADQDISSACTRALTYAHGKTLCSVFFSSLDAPLQGCDASVLLDRIGGGKSERDAAPNRSLRGFGAVDKIKARLEKQCPGTVSCADILALAARDSLVLVGGPTYPVLTGRRDSAGSFYDDVNIPAPNATYAMTLSAFARRGFTERETVALLGAHSIGKVQCRFFRDRIYNFAGTGEPDDSLDADMVGEMRAVCSGDGAAPMEMGYYRQGREVGFGAHYYAKLLAGRGILRSDQQLTAGSTVRWVRAYAAGHRGEEAFREDFAHAMVKLSALAPLKGSAGQVRVSCSKSVE; encoded by the exons ATGTTACGACATCCAGTGTGGGGAGCCATCTGCTTGCTCGCCGTCTTGCTGGTCCTGTGCACAGACAAGCTCTGCACGGACGCCAGGCCGTCCGCCTACGCGCTCCtggtcgacgacgacgacgaggacgacggcgacggctccGGCTCGTcgtctttctccttctcctccccgcACGAGACGCCGGACGAACTGGCATTCGGGTTCTACGACGGGACATGCCCCAGCGCCGAGGCGATCGTCGCGTCCACCGTGCGGGAGCTCTTCGCGGCCGACGCCAACGTCGCCGCCGCGCTCGTCCGCCTCTTCTTTCACGACTGCTTCGTCCACGTAAGTACGAACCGAACTCCGTGTTCTGCAGATCAAGATATCTCTTCTGCCTGCACGCGCGCGCTCACGTACGCACACGGCAAGACGCTGTGCTCTGTTTTCTTTTCGTCCCTGGACGCGCCGTTGCAGGGCTGCGACGCCTCGGTGCTCCTGGACCGGATCGGCGGCGGCAAGTCGGAGAGGGACGCCGCCCCGAACCGCTCGCTGCGAGGCTTCGGCGCCGTCGACAAAATTAAGGCGAGACTGGAGAAGCAGTGCCCGGGGaccgtctcctgcgccgacatcctGGCGCTGGCCGCGCGGGACAGCCTCGTACTGGTGGGCGGGCCGACCTACCCAGTGCTCACCGGCCGCCGAGACAGCGCCGGGAGCTTCTACGACGACGTGAACATCCCGGCGCCGAACGCCACCTACGCCATGACGCTCAGCGCGTTCGCCCGCCGCGGCTTCACCGAGCGCGAGACCGTCGCGCTCTTAG GAGCACATAGCATCGGGAAGGTGCAGTGCAGATTCTTCAGGGACAGGATCTACAACTTCGCCGGGACCGGCGAGCCGGACGACTCCCTGGACGCGGACATGGTCGGCGAGATGCGGGCCGTGTGCAGCGGAGACGGCGCGGCGCCGATGGAGATGGGGTACTACCGGCAGGGCCGGGAAGTGGGGTTCGGCGCGCACTACTACGCGAAGCTCCTCGCGGGGCGGGGCATCCTGCGCTCGGACCAGCAGCTCACGGCGGGGAGCACCGTGCGGTGGGTGCGCGCGTACGCGGCCGGGCATCGCGGCGAGGAGGCTTTCCGCGAGGACTTCGCGCACGCCATGGTTAAGCTGTCCGCGCTTGCGCCGCTCAAAGGGTCGGCCGGGCAGGTCCGGGTCAGCTGCTCCAAGTCCGTTGAGTAG
- the LOC123078819 gene encoding putative Peroxidase 48 isoform X3 gives MLRHPVWGAICLLAVLLVLCTDKLCTDARPSAYALLVDDDDEDDGDGSGSSSFSFSSPHETPDELAFGFYDGTCPSAEAIVASTVRELFAADANVAAALVRLFFHDCFVHGCDASVLLDRIGGGKSERDAAPNRSLRGFGAVDKIKARLEKQCPGTVSCADILALAARDSLVLVGGPTYPVLTGRRDSAGSFYDDVNIPAPNATYAMTLSAFARRGFTERETVALLGAHSIGKVQCRFFRDRIYNFAGTGEPDDSLDADMVGEMRAVCSGDGAAPMEMGYYRQGREVGFGAHYYAKLLAGRGILRSDQQLTAGSTVRWVRAYAAGHRGEEAFREDFAHAMVKLSALAPLKGSAGQVRVSCSKSVE, from the exons ATGTTACGACATCCAGTGTGGGGAGCCATCTGCTTGCTCGCCGTCTTGCTGGTCCTGTGCACAGACAAGCTCTGCACGGACGCCAGGCCGTCCGCCTACGCGCTCCtggtcgacgacgacgacgaggacgacggcgacggctccGGCTCGTcgtctttctccttctcctccccgcACGAGACGCCGGACGAACTGGCATTCGGGTTCTACGACGGGACATGCCCCAGCGCCGAGGCGATCGTCGCGTCCACCGTGCGGGAGCTCTTCGCGGCCGACGCCAACGTCGCCGCCGCGCTCGTCCGCCTCTTCTTTCACGACTGCTTCGTCCAC GGCTGCGACGCCTCGGTGCTCCTGGACCGGATCGGCGGCGGCAAGTCGGAGAGGGACGCCGCCCCGAACCGCTCGCTGCGAGGCTTCGGCGCCGTCGACAAAATTAAGGCGAGACTGGAGAAGCAGTGCCCGGGGaccgtctcctgcgccgacatcctGGCGCTGGCCGCGCGGGACAGCCTCGTACTGGTGGGCGGGCCGACCTACCCAGTGCTCACCGGCCGCCGAGACAGCGCCGGGAGCTTCTACGACGACGTGAACATCCCGGCGCCGAACGCCACCTACGCCATGACGCTCAGCGCGTTCGCCCGCCGCGGCTTCACCGAGCGCGAGACCGTCGCGCTCTTAG GAGCACATAGCATCGGGAAGGTGCAGTGCAGATTCTTCAGGGACAGGATCTACAACTTCGCCGGGACCGGCGAGCCGGACGACTCCCTGGACGCGGACATGGTCGGCGAGATGCGGGCCGTGTGCAGCGGAGACGGCGCGGCGCCGATGGAGATGGGGTACTACCGGCAGGGCCGGGAAGTGGGGTTCGGCGCGCACTACTACGCGAAGCTCCTCGCGGGGCGGGGCATCCTGCGCTCGGACCAGCAGCTCACGGCGGGGAGCACCGTGCGGTGGGTGCGCGCGTACGCGGCCGGGCATCGCGGCGAGGAGGCTTTCCGCGAGGACTTCGCGCACGCCATGGTTAAGCTGTCCGCGCTTGCGCCGCTCAAAGGGTCGGCCGGGCAGGTCCGGGTCAGCTGCTCCAAGTCCGTTGAGTAG